One Camelina sativa cultivar DH55 chromosome 3, Cs, whole genome shotgun sequence genomic window carries:
- the LOC104777672 gene encoding uncharacterized protein LOC104777672, with translation MMPSVANLVIKSFEYVSTVCLEDVKDSSRVAYVENGGDDDDSGYDYAPAA, from the coding sequence atgatGCCTTCCGTTGCAAACTTGGTCATCAAGAGCTTTGAATATGTTTCCACGGTATGTCTTGAAGATGTGAAGGATAGTTCTCGAGTAGCATATGTTGAGAATGGTGGTGATGACGACGACAGTGGCTACGATTATGCTCCTGCTGCGTGA
- the LOC104777673 gene encoding uncharacterized protein LOC104777673, with amino-acid sequence MMTFVANLLSKSLDRASSVYVEDVVDSSRVAYGENGGDDDDSGYDYAPAA; translated from the coding sequence atgaTGACTTTCGTCGCAAACTTACTGAGCAAGAGTTTGGACCGTGCTTCCTCAGTGTATGTTGAAGATGTGGTGGATAGTTCTCGAGTGGCATATGGTGAGAATGGTGGTGATGACGACGACAGTGGCTACGATTATGCTCCTGCTGCGTGA